In the genome of Calothrix sp. PCC 6303, the window CAGATGTCTCAATAAATTGATAAACACGGACAGCATAAACTCCTTTACGAGGGAGAAATTTATCTGAAGGTAGTTGCAGGTTAGCGGTAGGAAAATCGATAGTTCTGCCGATTTGTTTTCCCTGGATGACTGTACCAATGAGGGTGTAAGAATAACCAAGCAGTCGATTTGCCCTTTGAATGTCGCCGAGTTCGAGGAGTTGGCGGATCACCGAGGTGCTGATGCGGGTATCTTCTGCGGGGATGGTGCTATCGTAGGTTTGGAGAGGGGATACGGTGACAGGGATATTGTACTTGGATGCGATCGCTTGTAGATCCAAAGCCGTACCACTACGTTGAGAACCGAAGCAAAAATCCTCACCAACGCTAATCTGGGTGGCTTGAAGTTGATTAATGAGAATTTTTTCAACAAATTCTTGAGGACTAAGGGCGCATAATTCCCGATCAAAAGGGAGGAGGATTAATTGTTCAACTCCAAGCGATCGCAGTTTCTGCACTTTTTCGTCAAGGGGTGTGAGTAATGCGCGGGGTGTACCGCTAAAAAATTCCTGCGGATGTGGGTTGAAGGTGACGACTGTGGAGTGACTTTCTGTTCCTTCCACTCCAGATGCTTTGATAATCGGTTGGATAACCTGCTGATGACCTCGATGGACACCATCAAATTTACCAAGGGCGATCGCATTCGGTGTTAAAGCCAGTTCAGTCGAAGATGTAACCCACACAGAACACCCGTTTTGAGACAGATTTAGCACGTCGATTTGGGGATTTGAGGTTTATTGAGCTAAGTCAATAGTCAGATAGTTCATAGTCAAAAGCGTAATTTTTATTTGCCGACCCTTGACTTTGACCCAAAAACTTTTACAGCTCTCAATCTCCAATCTAATCTAAAATTCCCAACTGCTTCTATTCTCAAGCTTTGAAATAGTGCTAGTTAACAGAAATTTCTCTTGATAGTGGGGCTGAAACTTCTACAGGTATCACCATTCCTTCCTTTGCCATCATTGCACCTGAGAATTTTTCTTTTGCTTGTCTACCGACATTATCTAAAAAATCATCATCATGGGCTGGATCATGATGAAATATGACTAAATTTTTAACGTTGGCAGCTTGGGCAATTTTCACTGCTTCTTGCCAGGTTGAGTGTCCCCAGCCAATTTTTGGGGAATTGGGGGAATGGTACTCTTCATCGGTATAGGTGGAATCGTAAATTAAAACATCGGCATTTCGCGCTAACCAAAGAACATTTTCGTCCATTCTGTCAGCGTAATGCTCTGTATCGGTAATATATGTAGCAGCACCACCTCGCCAGTTGACACGGTAGCCCACAGCTTCCCCAGGATGGTTAAGGGGTGCTGTCTCCACGACAATATCATCGATTTTGATGGATTCTCCTGGAGTTACATCACAAAAATCCAAATCTGCTTGCATAATTTGCAAAGGAACAGGAAAATTTGGGTGTAACATTTGGTCATTCAGACGCTGTTCCACGGTTGATCCGTCAGGTGCGATCGCACCATAGATAAAGAAGTGATTCCCTTTTACAAATCCTGGCGAGAAAAAGGGAAAACCCTGCATATGATCCCAGTGGGAATGGGTAAAAAATATATGAGCTGATGCTGGCATTTTTTTGAGCATCGATTGTCCCAAAACATGGAGTCCTGTACCACCATCGAAAACTAAATGGTTGCCGCCCACTTGCATCTCAACGCAAGGGGTATTTCCACCGTAACGTACAGTGTTTGAACCCGGACAGGGGATACTGCCGCGAACTCCCCAAAAATTTACATTGAACTGGTTTTCTATCCTAAACATGCGTCTTGACTAGCAAAGATTAAGCGGGCGAACAATACAATTTTTTAGAAGTATATTTACTTCAATTCAGACGGAATCACAGATAATCGTGTTTGTGAGAAAAACTTCACATCATTTGCAATATTTCTCACAAATCAAGCCTAAGTAACTGGTGGTACAAAAGGCAAGGGTGTAAGCTCATTATTGCCTCTTTGTCGATTTAGTGCGAATGCTGGAAAAATAATGAAACAATGTTAACAACTTCTCCTAAATTTATAACTTAGTTTTTTTGATGCCCCTACTCTAGAAGATACTACCCAGAGATTTATCTCAAATTAATATCTATCTTCAGAATAACTACAGTTAGTGATATATGCTACAAGGAACGATTCACACTTACAGTATTACCAACTTCTGGGAGTAAGTTAAAAATCTTAATTCCCTTTGGTGATTAAAAATCCAAACTACTTAATTGACTCAAACCTTTGGAGTAGGTCAAATTATATTGTAACGGCGTAATACTGATATAGTTGTCTCGAATTGCATGTACATCAATTGGCACATTCTTTGGTAATTCCAACGTTTCTGGTGGTTCCACATCTTCTAGCACCTCTCCAGTAAGCCAGTAATAAGTTTTACCACGAGGATCGATCCGTTTGTTAAACACATCAACATAACGCCGTACCCCTTGACGTGTAAGCTTCACTCCGCAAATTTCCTCAGATCCTACGGGCGGAATATTCACATTCAATAACATCAAATCAGTTAGGGGTTTTTCGGTTAATTTTGCCACTAAGGTTTGAGCAAAATTTGCAGCAGGTTGAAATTCTGTCACAGTGTGACTAGCCAAACTGAAAGCAATTGCGGGAATACCTTCAATTACCCCTTCCATTGCTGCGGATACAGTACCAGAATAAAGAATTTCTGTACCCAGATTAGCACCATGATTAATTCCTGAAAGCACCAAATCAGGAGGTGTATCCAATAATGCCCACAGCGCCAGCTTGACACAATCTGAGGGTGTACCGTCACAAGCCCAAGCTTTAATTTGGGGATGGAAAATTGATTCCACAATTTCCGCCCGAATTGGTTGGTGTAAAGTTAATCCATGTCCCGTAGCTGAACGCTCTCTATCTGGACAAACCACGGTAACTTCGTGACCTGCCTGTGCTAAAGTGTTGGCAAGGGTGCGGATACCCAAGGCAAAAACCCCATCATCGTTACTAATTAGTAGTTTCATCGGTGAGTTAAGTTTAAGTTAAGTAAGATAAAAGTGCGGAATTTATCAACAGTCTGTATACAACAGCTTGTAACTAAATTGACTACAACAGTATCGCCTAAATAGTCATAACATAAAGCCCAATACCTTCTATCTGCCTAAATTAACGTCAAAATACTCACAAAAATACTGTTCACTGTTCCCTGTTCCCCATTGTCAGAAATTAACCAAGAGCATTTAAACTGGAAAACATAGTAAACAGTCAGGAAAATCACTGTTGCTGTAGTAGTTTTGAATATTAATTGATAATCAACAAGCATGAGCAACAGTCTTAGTAATCTTGAGGCTCAACTAGAAGCACTGCGTCATGATGGAGAAAATGCCATCGCCGAAGCGGATTCGCTGGAACGTTTGGAAGAATTACGCTTAAGTTACCTGGGTAAAAAGGGTCAACTTTCTGTAATTTTAGGAATGATGGGCAAACTCCCGCCAGAAGAGAAGCCGAAAATTGGAGCGATCGCTAATACAGTCAAAGAGGCTATTCAAACTAGTCTCGAACGCCAACGCACCAGTTTAGAATCGGTCAAAATCCGCGCCCAGCTAGAGGCAGAAACCCTAGATGTGTCTATGCCTGGTGTTTTTCGTCCTCAAGGTCGTGTTCACCCCCTCAATGGCATTGTTGACCGCGCATTAGACATATTTGTCGGGCTAGGATACACAGTAGCTCAAGGTCCAGAAATGGAAAGTGACTATTATAACTTTGAAGCACTAAATACACCCCCAGATCACCCAGCACGGGATATGCAGGATACTTTCTATCTCAGTGATGGAAATCTCCTGCGGACTCACACTTCCTCGGTACAAATTCGTTACATGGAAGCGGATGAACCCCCGGTACGGGTTGTTGCTCCCGGTCGCGTTTATCGTCGTGATACTGTTGATGCTACCCACTCAGCTGTATTCCATCAAATTGAGCTTTTAGCTATTGATGAGGGATTGACTTTTACCGACCTCAAAGGGACGATTAAGGTATTTTTACAGGAAATGTTTGGCGATTTGCCAATTCGTTTTCGCGCTAGTTATTTTCCCTTTACTGAACCTTCCGCAGAAGTCGATTTACAATGGAATGGGCGCTGGTTGGAAGTGATGGGTTGTGGAATGGTTGACCCCAACGTATTAAAAAATGTGGGTTACGATCCTGAAGTTTACACTGGTTTTGCTGCGGGTTTCGGTGTAGAACGTTTTGCCATGGTACTGCATCAAATTGATGATATTCGTCGGTTATATAGTAGCGATTTGCGGTTTTTACAGCAGATTTAGTTATTATTTGGATAGATTTTCGGGAAATAACGTTCATAAATAAAACCCGAAACGTTGTAGAGACGCGATATATCGCGTCTCTCTTTTTATTTTATTTTATTTTATTTGTTAATTATTTTTGAACCATGAGCAAATAGTATTTTAGGTTATTTAGCGCCGACAGCGATCGCAATGTCCACAAAACCCACCTAATTCCTTCTCAAAACCAAAAGCACTCAGCAAAAATTGCCAGCGGCAAGTTTTAGTATAAAAATATTTACGCATTTTTTTAGCTGAATGTTCCTGAATATTTTCCGGCTTTCTTCCACCTTGAATCATCACATAATTAAAAGGATCAACCCATTTCAACAACCCATCCCGGTGTAGTAATGAAAGACTATTTGCACTATTGGGGAACTGTTTCATCACTGCGGTAATTTCCCCTTTTTTAGGTAATTTTTTCGCCAATTGTTCCGCTTCTCGCTGCTGTTGATATATCTGATTACTAAAAAATTCCTGTCTTTGTTTATCTCCCGAATCCAACCATCCAGTCGGTTCACTCACTAACATTAATAAATCTGCTGATTTTCCATCCCTACCAGCACGTCCAATTTCTTGAACATATTCTGATAGTAATGACGGCGGATGAAAATGTACTACCCAGCGAACATCAGGTTTATTAATACCCATTCCAAAGGCATTTGTACATACCACAAATTGTAGTGTTCCATTCAACCATTTACTCTCAATTTTTCGACGTTCCTCAGCATCTAAACCTGCATGATAAGGACTGACATTTAATCCTTTTTCCGATAACCAGATAGCTAAATTATCGCTATCGCTTCTTGTTCGCACATAAACTAATCCAGATTGATTTTTTTGACTTTGAATAAACTTGATTAACTTATGTTTTCTTGCTTGAGGTGTCCAAATTACTTGGACACGGGGATTCAAATTAGGACGATATAAATTTAAACTAAAAATTTCTGGCTGTTGCAATTCTAATACTTCTTGAATCACCTTTTGAGCCGCAGGCTCGGCAGTGGCAGTAAAAGCCGCAACGCTAATTTTTGTTCCTACTGGCTTGGTTGCAAGTAAAGCTTTACGGACTGCTCCTAATCTGCGGTATGCCGAACGAAAACTATCGCCCCACTGCACCAAACAATGAGCTTCATCTAGGATAATAGCGTTAATAATTAGCTGCGGTTGGATTAACTTTTCCCAAACAGGTGGACTTAGTAAAGTTTCCGGTGATAAGTATAGTAATCTCAGCTTTTGTTGTTCTAATTTCTGTAAAACTTCTCGTCTTTGTGGCGAAGTTAATTGACTATGTAAAAGTGCGGCAGGTAATTTTTTCTCACGCAATTCCTGCACTTGATTTTCCATCAACGCAACCAATGGGGAAACCACCAGCGTCAATCCAGTTTGGAGTAAAGCTGGCAGCTGAAAACAAATCGATTTTCCTCCACCAGTTGGCATGAGTACCAGTGCATCTTTTCGTGCTAATAAGCAACGAATAATTTCTCCTTGAGGTGAACGAAAATCTTCATAACCCCAAATATTTTGAAACTCTGCGCGAACTTGATGCCAAGACGGAGATGAAACTCGATTCATTTTTTTAAAAGTAGATGCTCCCGTCTCCTTGCACTTTTATCTGACGGTAAATATAAGTCTAGTTCTTTTTTCCACAACTAACGTCAGTGATATTCCTGGTTATTTATGAATTCTGGGTAAGTTCCGGTATTCCTGAAAATTAAGTATTTGCCGATAGCTATAGATAGTTTTGATCAAATCTTTTTGTTTATTATTCAGCTTATAAAAAACCTAAATCCATATATATCATCATCTATTTTGAGTAAAAATTCAGAGATGATTGTTAAATCGAGTTTATGGTTTTTGAGCATATTAGCAAGTCGCAAATCTTTGATACAGATGATACAGTTTTCTTTAATTAAACGAGTCGAGAGTTTGTGCAGAAAATCGTCTCTTAAATTGCTAATGCTTCCATAGATACCAGCCAGCTTGTTCTTCGCTTTGACTCGAATACTATCCCTTCATCTGCTTCACCAAATGGACGATTTCCGGCAATATCAGCTTTTCCATCGCTAAACTGACGGCATTGCTAGAACCAGGAAGGGAAAAAATTAGTTTTTGACGGTAAATCCCAGCTGTTGCACGAGATGCGATCGCGCGGGAAGCAATTTCTTGATAACTTAGAAATCTGAAGAGTTCACCAAAACCGGGTAAGGTTTTTTCTAAGAGTTGCTCAATTACATCATAGGTGGTATCTCTGGGGGCAATACCTGTGCCACCATTGAGGATGATGACATCAATACCTGGATGCTGGGAAAGTTGCTGAATCTGACTTTTAATTTGCGCTGGTTCATCTGGCAAAATCATGTAAGCCATAATTTTATGGCTATCACGACTGAGGTATTCTTGAATTAATTTACCGCTTTTATCTGTTTCTGTTGTGCGTGTATCGCTGATGGTAATTGCCCCACAGTTGAGGCTGATTGTTGAGGTATCTGGGTGAGGAAGATGTTCCATATGCGGGGAGTTAGGAATGAAATTCCTAACCCATAACTTAGAAGTATGTTGACTACGTTTACTATTGGTCTAAGTCTAAACCATTCTGTTCGGCATAGCGCTCCATAAAACGCATAAAACGATCCCATTCTTCAACAGACTTCATGATATGTAATGCTTCAAGAGCGTCAGCCTTCCCATTCACAAATTTGCCCTTAACCTCGCGGGTGACAATTTCACCCTCCTCATCAATCATGTACATCCCGGTAATTTCTTCGGTACTGGTAGCATCTAATGCTCTAGGATTTTGAAAAAAGAACGTAGCTGTGCCACTTTCACCAGAACGCGATCGCGTTAAGCGGACATCGGGAATAACTTCTTCTGTAATACCTTTGGAAAATTGAATCTCAGCCATGACGCGCAAATTTAAAGTTTTATGATCTTTAACTTAATATTTTCTCATCATTTGACACCTACTCAATACCCATGGATGAGTGTTTTAGAAAAGGATACATTTTCAATATTGCACAACCAGTTAGTATTTGTGATATTTTTGTTTAGTTGCGAGCCAAAAACTACATAATTGATCACAGTCGTAATAATGAACCGAAATGCTGGTACAGTTCCGCGAGATAAATCCCTTCGATGTCTGGATTTGGCTAAGATTTAGTAACGTTCCTTCACAACGGGAAAAACAGTTCGTTGAGGAAGCTTTTGACTCTTGGTTTTACCTGGGTAAGTTGGGTGCTTTTAATGCCGAAAACTTGCAGGTACAGGATACAGGGCTAGAACTTAGTTACATGGACTATTATCAACAAGGGTATCAGCAGAGTCTCAAAGCTTTGATGCATAATATGGGAAGATTTGAGTATGAGGGAGAATGGGCTAGATGCTGGTTTGACCTTGGAACCTCGGATGCGATCGCGCTTGACGTTTTAATCAATGCTTTAACCCAATTAAGTCAAGAATACGTCACCATCGAAGAATTAATTATTGGTGGTGAAAACTCAGATTGGTCAATTGAAGATAGCGACAGCCGTCCAGAATCCATATACGATAATTACGACAATTAAAACTCCTCCATCACGAAAAGTACAGTTTTGTCATTGCGTAGACATGCAGCAGTTTTCCGGAGGATGGTAAATCCCCAAGTTTAAGTAGGTTGTGGGAAGTGAGTAGGGAATAGTGAGTAGTGAGTAGTTTTAAGGGTTTAAGGTAAATTTATACTCTGCTACATAGCGGAAACTTTTTTGGAGGCGGAAGCCGCCAAAAATAGTTTTTAAGAAGTTGTGTTTATTTCTAACCATCTACTTAGCTACACCTACCCACACGAGAAGACTTTTTGAGAAAATCCTAACTAATAATTAATTATCAAATGCATAAAGAAGGCGAAATTCGGGTTGTAGTTTTAGGAATAATCCGTGATGGAGATAGAATTTTTGTCTCCAAAGGATACGATCCAGTTAAAGAAACCACCTTTTATCGTGCCATGGGTGGCGGTGTAGACTTTGGTGAAACTAGCTTAATAGCTTTAGAGCGGGAATTTCAAGAAGAAATTCAAGCAGAGTTAAAAAATATTCGCTATATCGGCTGTTTAGAAAATATCTTTACCTTCAATGGTAAACCTGGACATGAGATTTTTCAGGTATACGAATGCGATTTTGTTGACCCTAAATTCTACGAACTGGAAACAATCAATTTTTCCGAAGGTAAACGCCAGAAAACCGCAGTTTGGGTAAATATAAACAGCTTTAAATCTGGAGAATACAGATTAGTTCCAGAACAATTTATTAATTACCTAGGACTTGCTGAATAACTATAAAACATTTATTTATCAACACTTTCGCTATTTTTTATCCGGGGAAAATGCAAGTAAATAAGGTTTTGAGGTTTAAAAAACTTGCATTCAGATTTATTTTAGTAAAAAAATGGAAAAAATAAGGGTATGTTCTTTGTTAAGAGTTCCCTAGGGAGCATCTCACTTTCGTAAAAACACTATTTATTAGCCTGCGTAGGCAGGCTTTGTACCTGTAGCCCCAGACTTCAGTCTGTTCGCGCAGCACGGGCTTGGCTTATCACTTCAAATACCCACGTTTCCAAAGATAAAAAGGACTAATAAAACTGTTAACAAATAGCTCCAGTTCACAAGCTGCAACCAACTCACTTTTGACCTGCCAGCGATATTTAATCAGATGTAAAATCACTCTTTTGAGATCATTCACCATATAAGCAAGAGATAAAAATGGTCTCATCCAAGGTTTAATTCTTGCCATTCGAGTTACGTAGCGACTTAAACCAATCCCTCGGAAAAAAGGAATTAAATAATCTCTTTGTAAACGCCATTGAGGAATTTGGTGATAAATTTCCATCTCAGGGTTATACCAGATTTCCCAACCTGCTTTTTGAATATAAGCAAGCATTTCTAAATCTTCCCCAGCTAGCATATTACCACCTACTCTACCAATTAAAATTTGTGTTTCTGGAACACTCTCCAACCAAGCCTGTTGACGTATAACTAAACCAGCCGAAGGAGGTAAAAGATTAGCCTTAGGATCATATAATAGCGGCATATCTCCACGTTCAGTAATTGCTAAAAATGGAGTAATTCGTTGAAAATTATCAGGGGGATTAACTTCCCAATTTGGGTGTATTTGACTAGCAAAAGCCCCCGCTTGGGGATATTTTTCCCCAAAAATATAAGCATTAGCAACCCAATTAGATTCTGGGTAATTATCATCATCCAGAAACCCAATAAATTTGCCTTTTGCTTGTGCAACAGCCAACTTACGAGCATGGGCTGCACCTTGCTTAGTTTCTAGTAAATATTTGAGTTGATAAGGAAATTGCCAATTTTCTTGATAGGATTTGACCAATTTAGCAGTATTATCAGTACTGTTATTATCAACAATAATTATTTCCCAAGTTAAATTTTCAGTATTAATTTGATTTTTTAGTCTTTCTAATAGTTCTGGCAAGCGTTTCTCGCCGTTGTAAGTTGGCACAGCGACGGTGAAATCAATATTCATTATTTTTAAATGGATAAAGTCGATCTTACAGATCAATTTTGAATCTTAATACTAGGTTTTATGTTCAGTATTATGACTGATCTTTTTGAACTAGTTGGTTGTGGAAATTAACTATTGCACGCTGAGTCCTTTGCTGTTCGCATTCCACCCAAAAGCGTTTGGACAATTACACAGCGTTTAGTTGTACCAGGGGTAGTAGAATTTGGAGTATCGGGAATAGCAACAACAATCCGTAAACCTGGTGGATCATCAGAACCAGTTGGTGCTGTTCCTAGATTTGCCTCAGATAAAAGACCTAAATAATCAAAGGTAATTTTTCTTGCTGTTGCTAGGCTATTAGATGTTGTAACAAGACCAGCAGTATTATTAGCTGTCATGTTTGTTCGTAATAAAAATTTTCTAGATTTTACCCCAACTTCCCCTCCCAGAGGTTTCCATGCAGTAATATCTGTGGCAGCATAATCAGTATTATCAGGTTTTTTAGTTGGCATAATACTATACTCTGCATTCCCACTACTTTCACGAAACCAAACGCTATAGCTACGCTTAGTTTTTTTTGCTTCTCGTTGTGCTTCCTGTATTCCTCCAAAAACCTCATCATTCACTTTATTTATTCTTTGTCTATCTGTGAAAGCTAGCCAACTAGGTGCCGCAATAGCTGAGAGAATACCAATGATTAATACCGTGACTAGTACCTCTAATAAAGTGAATCCACCAGATGATTGAGAATCAAGTTTAATTGAACCTTTGTTTTTTAAGAAGTATTTTTTATTAGAATAAAATAACTTATTTATGTGGTAATTTTGTAAATTAATTAATAACATTTGATTTACCATATTTTTCCAGATTACTCAGCACCCAAAAAGCCACGACCTTTTATTTTAATACTTGCTTTAGGAAAATATTCAGAATTCTCAGAATTATATTTAGCACCGGATTCAAATCTCGCTTTTGCATTACCTCTAATAAATACTCTTGCTACATATTTACTAGAGTTAACGCAAGCATAAAAACTCCCAGTTTGTAAAGCTGCGGGTGTTGAAGTATAGCGAGGAACTTGTTGCTCATCGCTAGCGCAAGTTGGTGCTATTCCTGTTCCTCCATCAGCAATAGTAGTCTGATCTACAAAATCTATCAGAGTAGGTCTTGTTCCTCTAGTTTCATAAGGATCTGAATGTTTTACCCAAGTACCTAATTTCTTCTTTAAATCACCTTCTAAAGATAAATTGAAGGGCATAAAACCAGAACTAGGGGCTAGAAGGTACCTGACAGTTTGTGTACTTGTATTAATTGTTTCAGAACGAGTAATCGTACCACTTAAATCTCGTATACCATCTCTGATTTCCCATCGCTCAATTCTCGCAGTCGTGGAATTCCAAGTAGCACTATTATCTTTTACTAAATAGTATGCGACTAAAGAATAAAGCATGTAATCTTGCTCATTGCACACACTAGCAGAAAGTGTCACCAAACAACCAGCTCGCTTGTTTTGGGTTCCAACTGTCACATTTTGATCTTTACCTAAAAAGTAACGCTTCCAAAAAACAAGTACAGGGACTTTTGTTGTTTCAGTTGGAGTAGGTAGCTGGTTAAGTATTCCCCTAATACTTTTTGTTGCATCAGTTGCGTCAGTTTTACCGTAAATACCATCTGCATCATAGATATACACTGCTTGTTCCATATCCCTGGCAATATAATCTACCGCTGCTTGAACTTCTTGCTCGGAAGATGCTTTTGCCTGTTCCCTGCGATCTGTATCTAGAATATTGATCATGAAAGTTAGTAAGGGTGTGATCACCAAAACAGCTAAAATCATTGCGACCAATAATTCAATCAGAGTAAAACCCTGTTGTTGTTCTTTATGATTAGACTGTATTTTTATTTTGAGAAGATATGCCAGTATATATTTCATCAAGCTATTTTCCTTATATTAAACATTGTTTTATTTGCATACAAAAACACTAAATCACCGATCAATGCTTTACTGCTGACAACCACCAAAACGATCGCAGTAATCTTGATATTTGGTAGCTTTAGAAGCTATTTCTGTAGCTGTTTCAAATACAGGTGCTTGACGATCGCCTAAACCACCTGTAAAAGTAGATGATTTAGAACCACCTTGCTGAGTTTTGAGAGTTGTTCCTGTTCCTTTAAAGCCACCTGCTCTATAAACTCTCACTCCCAGTAAATAACCTTTATCTGGATCGTCAGCAGTAGCATTTGGGCTACTACGAAATGCTTGTAGAATAAAGTCTTTATTACTAGTGCTAGTGCAACCTCCGCCATCTAAATCTATGCAATACAAACTAGAAGTAGCCGTGTCTGCACAATAACCCTTAGTTGGTGAAGTACAGTTAGGTAAAGTAGCATTCGGAGCCGCAACCTGAGCAAAACCTAATCGTTGTGAGGTATATACTTTAGTAGTTGAATTTACTTCTGTTAATTGTTTAAAGTGTTTTGGTGCATCAATAGATCCAGCTCTAACTCCATCAAGGTATGCTCTAGCTGCTTGTGTTCCTGACTCTACCCTTTTCGATTGCACACGAGTCGCAACAGATAGGACAATTACAGGGGCGATCGCACTCATGAGAATAGCCACTACTACCAGGGCAATCAAAGACTCAATGATTGTAAAACCAGACTGACAATCTTCCGCAGATTTGAATTTTCTCCACTTAATTGCTAATTTAATGTGTTGATTTAATTGCTTGCGATTCATTATTTTGCCTCATTCAACCTCAGTAAACAGCACCTTATTATGGATAATTGCCAGTTGGACAACTTGCAGGACGATAACTAGCTGGAACCGCATCTTTTGACCAGGTTGTACTAGTTGATGTTGGTAATTCTTTTGCACATAACAAAGTGCTTACCCACGGATCATCTTTACCCACTTCCCGGAAAAACTCCGAAGGTGCGCCGACAGCAGGAGTTGTAAATCGTTGAGCAAACAAGTCAGGTAGCTGTGATAGTAATGCCACATCAAAACCCCAGACCCTTGTAGGAGGTGTGTAATAAGGTAATGTACCCTCTGGAGCTCCTTTATTAGTTTTATAGACGTTAAAACGGAAGTCGAAAATACTGATGTTATTGCTGGGAGCAGAACCAGTAGTAGTAAGAGTATTACTGCTTTGGGAGTTAGCTCTGGAAACTAAGATAGACGCAAACGGTGCAGTGGAATAAGAACTGCGTTTAAACTGAATAAAACTACCGCTGATAAAAGCTGTTCGACTATCCCAATTTTCCAAAAATCTTACAAAGTTATGTAAACCAGCAGATTCTTCTTCTGGACGACTAGGAGCGTTACCCCCAACAAATGCTGAGTTGAAAGTAGTATCTAATGCTCGTTGTACCCATTGGCTTTGAATTAGTACAGTACCACCTCCTACAGGTAATGTGGCAGTTCTGCCTGTGGTAACTGCGGGGGACCCTTCTGGACTATATATTTGTAAAACTGGTGCTAGGAGCGGCTGTCCTTGAAGGCTTGGAGCTTGAGCTTGAATAAATAATGGCTTATCAGTGGCATAGTCTGGATTGGTTGTGGGTGAGGCGGGAGTATGAGTGGTTCTAAACCATAATGCGGTTGGTGTTAGTGGTGTTGGTGTTGGCTTTGTATTGGCAAAGTCGCTGTATTTAGTCTCCGTAACTACACCTGATCTAATTCCAAGTGGGATTGGAAGCGTACCATCCAGTTGTAAATTGTTAATGGTAGTACCAGGAGTCAATATTCTTGAAAAAGCCACTCGACGTGGATAACGCTCATAACCTGTGTCTGGTGGTTTTGCAGTTGTACCAGAAATAAGTCGTATTAAAGAACTATTCCCATTAATATCATCGATATCTTTGGTTATTATCTCTGATGCTTTCTTTTTCACTCCATTAGTAAGAAAAACAGACCAATGGTCAGGATTATTTTGATCGCATTGCGAGGC includes:
- a CDS encoding MBL fold metallo-hydrolase; this translates as MFRIENQFNVNFWGVRGSIPCPGSNTVRYGGNTPCVEMQVGGNHLVFDGGTGLHVLGQSMLKKMPASAHIFFTHSHWDHMQGFPFFSPGFVKGNHFFIYGAIAPDGSTVEQRLNDQMLHPNFPVPLQIMQADLDFCDVTPGESIKIDDIVVETAPLNHPGEAVGYRVNWRGGAATYITDTEHYADRMDENVLWLARNADVLIYDSTYTDEEYHSPNSPKIGWGHSTWQEAVKIAQAANVKNLVIFHHDPAHDDDFLDNVGRQAKEKFSGAMMAKEGMVIPVEVSAPLSREISVN
- a CDS encoding transposase, with protein sequence MRVKAKNKLAGIYGSISNLRDDFLHKLSTRLIKENCIICIKDLRLANMLKNHKLDLTIISEFLLKIDDDIYGFRFFIS
- a CDS encoding RecQ family ATP-dependent DNA helicase, which codes for MNRVSSPSWHQVRAEFQNIWGYEDFRSPQGEIIRCLLARKDALVLMPTGGGKSICFQLPALLQTGLTLVVSPLVALMENQVQELREKKLPAALLHSQLTSPQRREVLQKLEQQKLRLLYLSPETLLSPPVWEKLIQPQLIINAIILDEAHCLVQWGDSFRSAYRRLGAVRKALLATKPVGTKISVAAFTATAEPAAQKVIQEVLELQQPEIFSLNLYRPNLNPRVQVIWTPQARKHKLIKFIQSQKNQSGLVYVRTRSDSDNLAIWLSEKGLNVSPYHAGLDAEERRKIESKWLNGTLQFVVCTNAFGMGINKPDVRWVVHFHPPSLLSEYVQEIGRAGRDGKSADLLMLVSEPTGWLDSGDKQRQEFFSNQIYQQQREAEQLAKKLPKKGEITAVMKQFPNSANSLSLLHRDGLLKWVDPFNYVMIQGGRKPENIQEHSAKKMRKYFYTKTCRWQFLLSAFGFEKELGGFCGHCDRCRR
- the surE gene encoding 5'/3'-nucleotidase SurE, producing the protein MKLLISNDDGVFALGIRTLANTLAQAGHEVTVVCPDRERSATGHGLTLHQPIRAEIVESIFHPQIKAWACDGTPSDCVKLALWALLDTPPDLVLSGINHGANLGTEILYSGTVSAAMEGVIEGIPAIAFSLASHTVTEFQPAANFAQTLVAKLTEKPLTDLMLLNVNIPPVGSEEICGVKLTRQGVRRYVDVFNKRIDPRGKTYYWLTGEVLEDVEPPETLELPKNVPIDVHAIRDNYISITPLQYNLTYSKGLSQLSSLDF
- a CDS encoding bifunctional riboflavin kinase/FAD synthetase; this encodes MLNLSQNGCSVWVTSSTELALTPNAIALGKFDGVHRGHQQVIQPIIKASGVEGTESHSTVVTFNPHPQEFFSGTPRALLTPLDEKVQKLRSLGVEQLILLPFDRELCALSPQEFVEKILINQLQATQISVGEDFCFGSQRSGTALDLQAIASKYNIPVTVSPLQTYDSTIPAEDTRISTSVIRQLLELGDIQRANRLLGYSYTLIGTVIQGKQIGRTIDFPTANLQLPSDKFLPRKGVYAVRVYQFIETSDTTQHIGFGVMNIGNRPTVNGVQTTTEVHLLDWSGDLYDQKLTIELQDFLRPERKFPSLADLKTQIQQDAQNAKTFFHI
- a CDS encoding molybdenum cofactor biosynthesis protein B, producing the protein MEHLPHPDTSTISLNCGAITISDTRTTETDKSGKLIQEYLSRDSHKIMAYMILPDEPAQIKSQIQQLSQHPGIDVIILNGGTGIAPRDTTYDVIEQLLEKTLPGFGELFRFLSYQEIASRAIASRATAGIYRQKLIFSLPGSSNAVSLAMEKLILPEIVHLVKQMKG
- the pheS gene encoding phenylalanine--tRNA ligase subunit alpha → MSNSLSNLEAQLEALRHDGENAIAEADSLERLEELRLSYLGKKGQLSVILGMMGKLPPEEKPKIGAIANTVKEAIQTSLERQRTSLESVKIRAQLEAETLDVSMPGVFRPQGRVHPLNGIVDRALDIFVGLGYTVAQGPEMESDYYNFEALNTPPDHPARDMQDTFYLSDGNLLRTHTSSVQIRYMEADEPPVRVVAPGRVYRRDTVDATHSAVFHQIELLAIDEGLTFTDLKGTIKVFLQEMFGDLPIRFRASYFPFTEPSAEVDLQWNGRWLEVMGCGMVDPNVLKNVGYDPEVYTGFAAGFGVERFAMVLHQIDDIRRLYSSDLRFLQQI